The following proteins are co-located in the Camelina sativa cultivar DH55 chromosome 12, Cs, whole genome shotgun sequence genome:
- the LOC104733323 gene encoding uncharacterized protein LOC104733323 isoform X3 yields MRYIMRKNVTGFYSYAIFEHLPEWPAVNLPQIRIVYKLRKDKFKYMAIADNRQRKMPLPEDRLGKRGRTLDFPEAVLLVHPVEEEFKGEVDDKYEYSCENKDLKVHGWISDNLNLGCWQIIPSNEFRSGGLSKQNLTSHVGPISLAMFLSAHYAGEEMVLKLKAGESWKKVFGPVFTYLNCLPDKTSDPLSLWQDAKNQMLTEVQSWPYDFPASEDFPLSDKRGSISGRLLVCDKFLSDELLPANGAFVGLAPPGEVGSWQLESKGYQFWTEADADGYFAINNIREGEYNLNAYVTGFIGDYQYEQSIIITAGCGIDVGNIVYEPPRDGPTVWEIGIPDRSAAEFFVPDPNPKYINKLYIGHPDRFRQYGLWERYTELYPKEDLVFTIGVSDYKKDWFFAQVTRKLDDDTYDKTTWQIKFKLEKVQNNSTYKIRISLAMANIAELQVRMNEDDSDQSTPMFTTGVIGHDNAITRHGIRGIYRLYNVDVPSEKLIEGDNTLFLTQTMTTTGAFNGLMYDYIRLEAPPLDSSNSH; encoded by the exons ATGAG GTACATAATGCGTAAAAATGTAACTGGATTCTACTCATATGCAATTTTTGAGCATCTACCCGAATGGCCGGCTGTTAACTTGCCTCAGATAAGGATTGTCTACAAGCTTCGTAAAGACAA GTTTAAATATATGGCGATTGCTGATAACAGGCAGAGGAAAATGCCACTCCCAGAAGATAGATTGGGTAAAAGAGGAAGAACCTTGGATTTTCCTGAAGCTGTTCTTCTTGTTCACCCTGTTGAAGAAGAGTTTAAAGGAGAGGTTGATGACAAGTACGAGTATTCATGCGAGAACAAAGATCTTAAAGTGCATGGATGGATCTCAGATAACCTCAATTTGGGTTGCTGGCAAATCATTCCTAGTAACGAATTCAGATCAGGTGGCTTGTCCAAACAAAACCTTACCTCTCATGTTGGTCCCATCAGTCTCGCt ATGTTTTTGAGTGCTCACTACGCGGGTGAGGAGATGGTGTTGAAGTTGAAAGCAGGGGAGTCATGGAAGAAAGTGTTTGGTCCTGTTTTTACTTACCTTAATTGCTTGCCTGACAAAACCTCTGATCCTCTTTCTCTATGGCAAGACGCAAAAAACCAG ATGTTAACTGAAGTTCAAAGCTGGCCTTACGATTTCCCTGCTTCAGAAGACTTTCCATTGTCCGATAAGCGCGGTTCCATTAGCGGTAGATTACTAGTATGCGACAA ATTCCTTAGTGATGAACTTTTACCGGCAAATGGTGCTTTCGTAGGTTTAGCTCCACCAGGAGAGGTTGGATCCTGGCAGTTAGAATCTAAG GGCTATCAATTCTGGACAGAAGCTGATGCAGATGGTTATTTTGCAATAAATAATATCCGAGAAGGCGAATATAATCTCAATGCTTATGTGACAGGATTTATTGGAGACTATCAATACGAACAGTCAATTATCATTACTGCag GCTGCGGCATTGACGTTGGCAATATCGTGTATGAACCACCTCGAGATGGGCCAACGGTGTGGGAAATAGGGATACCTGACCGGTCTGCAGCTGAGTTCTTTGTTCCAGACCCAAATCCCAAATACATCAACAAACTTTATATTGGTCATCCTGATAG GTTTAGGCAATACGGGCTATGGGAAAGATACACAGAACTATATCCTAAGGAAGATTTGGTGTTCACCATTGGCGTCAGTGATTACAAAAAAGATTGGTTCTTTGCACAAGTTACCAG GAAACTGGACGATGACACATACGATAAGACGACATGGCAAATCAAATTTAAACTAGAGAAGGTACAGAACAACAGCACATACAAAATCCGGATCTCGCTAGCAATGGCAAATATAGCAGAGTTACAGGTGAGGATGAATGAGGATGACAGTGATCAGAGCACCCCTATGTTCACAACGGGTGTAATCGGACACGACAACGCGATTACAAGACATGGGATACGTGGAATCTATAGGCTTTATAATGTGGATGTACCAAGTGAGAAGCTTATCGAAGGAGACAATACTTTGTTCTTGACACAAACCATGACTACCACTGGAGCCTTCAATGGTCTCATGTACGACTATATCCGTCTCGAAGCACCTCCTTTAGATTCATCAAACTCTCACTAA
- the LOC104731010 gene encoding transcription initiation factor IIA subunit 2: MATFELYRRSTIGMCLTETLDEMVQSGTLSPELAIQVLVQFDKSMTEALESQVKTKVSIKGHLHTYRFCDNVWTFILQDAMFKSEDRQENVSRVKIVACDSKLLTQ; this comes from the exons ATGGCGACGTTTGAGCTGTATAGGAGATCGACGATCGGGATGTGTCTGACGGAGACTTTGGACGAGATGGTTCAGAGCGGTACGCTGAGCCCTGAGCTAGCAATCCAAGTCCTTGTTCAATTTGACAAG TCTATGACTGAAGCTCTGGAGAGTCAAGTGAAGACCAAGGTGTCGATTAAG GGGCACCTGCACACTTACAGGTTCTGTGACAACGTCTGGACCTTCATATTACAGGACGCGATGTTCAAGAGTGAAGATCGTCAAGAGAATGTGAGCCGGGTTAAGATAGTGGCATGTGATTCTAAGCTGCTCACACAGTGA